A window from Acidobacteriota bacterium encodes these proteins:
- a CDS encoding biopolymer transporter ExbD — protein sequence MSAHKHHGAETVQRGETPHASSDMNVTPLIDVLLVLLVIFMAALPMTQKGTDINLPLETKGADAADTSTQIVLTMNADRTLSVNNQDVPMGDLQHRLTEIFETRKEKTMFILGAPTLPYGFVVQAIDAARGAGVDKVGIVTEGMRRAGGAD from the coding sequence ATGTCTGCCCACAAGCATCACGGCGCGGAAACCGTGCAGCGCGGGGAGACTCCCCACGCCAGCTCGGACATGAACGTGACGCCGCTCATCGACGTGCTGCTCGTGCTGCTCGTCATCTTCATGGCGGCGCTGCCCATGACCCAGAAGGGCACGGACATCAACCTGCCGCTCGAGACCAAGGGGGCCGACGCGGCCGACACGAGTACGCAGATCGTGCTGACCATGAACGCCGACCGTACGCTCTCGGTCAACAACCAGGATGTGCCGATGGGCGACCTCCAGCATCGTCTCACCGAGATCTTCGAGACGCGCAAGGAGAAGACGATGTTCATCCTCGGGGCGCCGACGCTGCCCTACGGGTTCGTCGTCCAGGCGATCGACGCCGCGCGCGGTGCGGGTGTCGACAAGGTCGGTATCGTCACCGAAGGCATGCGTCGCGCAGGCGGCGCCGACTAG
- a CDS encoding DUF502 domain-containing protein — protein sequence MWNYLQRRFVAGFFVTVPLALSIAALIWIFGIADDLTSPIVEQVFGRRVPGLGIAVTAAGILIVGFFAANVIGRRLLQRAEHYLMLVPLFRSIYAPVKQLVWAFNPQNDSGFKRVVLVEEPQRGMVLGFLTREITVPDADGRPEPWVAVYVPTNHLYLGDVLLYRRDRVRYPDITVEEGVRVFLTGGMALPPDVHAHVDPARQRGPDAGSDVGANPSSDV from the coding sequence GTGTGGAACTACCTGCAGCGACGGTTCGTGGCGGGCTTCTTCGTCACGGTCCCGCTCGCCCTCAGCATCGCGGCGCTGATCTGGATCTTCGGGATCGCCGACGATCTCACGTCGCCGATCGTCGAGCAGGTCTTCGGTCGGCGCGTGCCGGGCCTCGGCATCGCGGTGACGGCGGCGGGTATTCTGATCGTCGGGTTCTTCGCGGCCAACGTCATCGGTCGCCGTCTGCTGCAGCGCGCGGAACACTACCTGATGCTCGTGCCGTTGTTCCGCTCGATCTACGCGCCGGTGAAGCAGCTCGTGTGGGCGTTCAATCCGCAGAACGACTCGGGCTTCAAGCGCGTGGTACTCGTGGAGGAGCCGCAGCGCGGGATGGTGCTCGGGTTCCTCACGCGCGAGATCACGGTGCCGGACGCCGACGGTCGTCCCGAACCCTGGGTGGCCGTCTATGTCCCGACCAACCACCTCTACCTTGGCGACGTGCTGCTGTATCGGCGCGACCGCGTGCGCTACCCGGACATCACGGTCGAGGAAGGTGTGCGCGTGTTCCTCACCGGCGGCATGGCACTGCCCCCCGACGTGCACGCGCACGTCGACCCTGCTCGGCAGCGTGGGCCGGATGCCGGATCGGATGTCGGGGCAAACCCCTCGTCCGACGTCTGA
- a CDS encoding MotA/TolQ/ExbB proton channel family protein, whose product MGFVAKAVAYILFFMSFWSVGVFVERWYTFSQAKKQSKLYAPQVAKHLKEGRLKDAIALSQSKNFRYSHLAKVVLAGLQEYQFQSESGQQLTRDDLLDTVRRAIQRATALTGNDLKKGVSSLATIGSTAPFVGLLGTVVGVISAFQGIASTGSGGIGSVSAGISEALVETALGLVVAIPAVWFYNYLTGRLEYFNVEMDNSSSEMVDYFVKKST is encoded by the coding sequence ATGGGCTTCGTCGCGAAGGCCGTCGCGTACATCCTCTTCTTCATGTCGTTCTGGTCGGTCGGCGTCTTCGTGGAGCGGTGGTACACCTTCTCCCAGGCCAAGAAGCAGTCCAAGCTCTATGCCCCGCAGGTTGCCAAGCACCTCAAGGAGGGCCGTCTCAAGGACGCGATCGCGCTGTCGCAGTCCAAGAACTTCCGGTACAGCCACCTTGCCAAGGTCGTGCTCGCGGGCCTGCAGGAGTACCAGTTCCAGTCCGAGAGCGGTCAGCAGCTCACGCGTGACGACCTGCTCGACACGGTGCGCCGCGCCATCCAGCGCGCCACAGCGCTCACCGGTAACGACCTGAAGAAGGGCGTTTCCTCGCTCGCCACCATCGGCTCGACGGCTCCGTTCGTCGGTCTGCTCGGTACCGTCGTCGGCGTCATCTCGGCGTTCCAGGGCATCGCCTCGACGGGCTCCGGTGGCATCGGCTCGGTGTCGGCCGGCATTTCCGAAGCGCTCGTCGAAACGGCGCTCGGCCTTGTCGTCGCCATTCCGGCGGTGTGGTTCTACAACTACCTGACGGGCCGTCTCGAGTACTTCAACGTCGAGATGGACAACAGCTCGTCGGAGATGGTCGACTACTTCGTCAAGAAGAGCACCTAG
- a CDS encoding TonB family protein: MPKDMFGDVVEPSIKVGSQKWYTVPVSILVHLLIVGSVVLIPLMALDALPEVSGSMTAFVGAPPPPPPPPPPPPPPPAAAAPAPTPTTVSNPNAAPIEPPKEIKPEAPAPPPANVGVGVPGGVEGGIPGGALGGVVGGLPSAPPPPPPPPPAAPVRVGGAIAPPKQLRRVNPIYPQIAQSARVSGVVIIEATIGTNGKVQNARVLRSIPLLDQAALDAVKQWEYTPTLLNNVPVPVIMTVTVNFTLQ; this comes from the coding sequence GTGCCGAAAGACATGTTCGGGGACGTGGTCGAACCGTCAATCAAGGTCGGTTCGCAGAAGTGGTACACGGTTCCCGTCTCGATTCTTGTGCACCTGCTCATCGTCGGGAGCGTGGTGCTGATCCCGCTCATGGCGCTCGATGCGTTGCCGGAGGTGAGCGGGAGCATGACGGCGTTCGTGGGTGCGCCACCGCCACCGCCACCGCCGCCGCCACCACCGCCGCCGCCACCCGCGGCGGCCGCGCCGGCCCCGACGCCGACGACAGTGAGCAATCCGAACGCGGCCCCCATCGAGCCGCCGAAGGAAATCAAGCCCGAAGCTCCCGCACCGCCGCCGGCCAACGTGGGCGTGGGCGTGCCGGGTGGCGTCGAAGGCGGCATTCCTGGTGGTGCGCTCGGCGGCGTCGTCGGCGGCCTGCCGTCAGCCCCGCCGCCGCCGCCCCCACCGCCGCCGGCGGCTCCGGTGCGCGTCGGCGGTGCCATCGCGCCGCCCAAGCAACTGCGACGCGTCAACCCCATCTACCCGCAGATCGCACAGTCGGCGCGCGTGTCGGGTGTCGTGATCATCGAGGCCACCATCGGGACCAACGGCAAGGTGCAGAACGCGCGGGTGTTGCGCAGCATCCCGTTGCTCGATCAGGCGGCGCTCGATGCGGTGAAGCAGTGGGAGTACACACCGACGCTGCTCAATAACGTGCCGGTTCCGGTCATCATGACCGTCACGGTGAACTTTACGTTGCAGTAG
- a CDS encoding carboxypeptidase regulatory-like domain-containing protein translates to MSRVRLTVLLCALVLMCSVPARAADCTWSGTGLWTDVARWSCGVVPDGDDHAILTSGSVTVAASQAVGNLTLGSGGDLVTSSGTLTVSGTFTWTGGFLRGTAPHAVVLAASATGTRTGGTLSTGGRLVNQGTFTHAVPSGVGGGGVYENQATGTFILTSGFNGEPILNTGIVRKTTADEMIAQGRIETTAPGQLQVQAGTLRLQGGTSILGGATTISPGATLRITNNTTHPAGASIAGAGVLDVGGGLLTVLAAYAHAGETRVSGGQADFDNAASVTFAALTHTSGFLDIRRPSATITGAFTRSGGTLRLNGSTITFAGTGIQPVVFNATTAFVNVAVAASTVLTDINSTTNPTVSGTLTNLGIIRAIRTMTTGARMFGLTGTTLNVATLGALTSVQIDRRDVTHPQAGPGQVPGRFWTMTPTGAGYVLSVTLPHAVADHATTSACRFTGSTWDCARTSSAPGLVTRANVTTLSDWAVGVGAVESYSITGTIRLGGTTPMSGVTVQRTGASTGTTTTSGTGTYAFSSLGTGTYTVTPTLAGHGFTPETRTFTNITADQVGDFTGFKTWRITGTVRDRNDTGVPGITITATGTTTRAVTTDADGAYVLHLPAGGTYTITPSRLSFEFAPESETFTNLSSDQVASFFLAEVGTFTRYFAEGATSDFFDTEIALLNATGESTTARLAFLKGDGTTVTHDVALGGLARATVFPKQLPGMGNAEFSTVITSTQPLIADRTMRWDARGYGSHAETSIAAPALEWYLAEGATIGGFQLFYLIQNPGSADAQIEVTYLLPAPQAPLVRTHTVTASSRFNIWVNLEDPVLGAAEVSAVIRSTNDVPVIVERAMYLTRQGRGFDAGHESAGITTPAAEWFLAEGATGPYFDLFILIANPGTTAAPVSVDYLLPGGATLTRDYAVAPQSRFNIWVDHEDAQLADTAVSARVRSTNGMPIIVERAMWWPGGGSTWHEGHNSAGADRTSTKWGLADGEVGGPFNVQTYILIANTSDSGGTARVTLVFEDGATVTRDFPLVGSSRESVPVSVYFPEAAGRRFGAVVEAFGSPAPQIVVERAMYGDALGVRWAAGSNVVGTRLR, encoded by the coding sequence ATGTCTCGCGTGCGGCTGACCGTCCTGTTGTGTGCCCTCGTTCTCATGTGCTCAGTTCCGGCACGCGCCGCTGACTGTACCTGGAGCGGTACGGGCCTGTGGACGGACGTCGCGCGCTGGTCGTGCGGCGTGGTTCCCGATGGCGACGACCACGCGATTCTCACCAGCGGGAGCGTGACTGTGGCCGCGTCGCAGGCGGTGGGCAACCTGACGCTCGGCAGCGGCGGCGACCTGGTCACATCAAGCGGCACGCTGACAGTCTCGGGCACCTTCACCTGGACGGGTGGCTTCCTGCGTGGCACCGCGCCGCACGCCGTCGTCCTGGCCGCCTCGGCCACCGGCACCCGCACGGGTGGCACCCTCAGCACCGGCGGGCGCCTCGTCAATCAGGGCACCTTCACCCACGCGGTGCCGAGCGGCGTCGGCGGCGGGGGCGTGTACGAGAACCAGGCGACCGGCACCTTCATCCTCACGAGTGGCTTCAACGGTGAGCCCATCCTCAACACCGGCATCGTCCGCAAGACCACCGCCGACGAGATGATCGCCCAGGGCCGCATCGAGACCACCGCGCCCGGTCAACTCCAGGTGCAGGCCGGGACGCTCAGGCTTCAGGGCGGCACCAGTATCCTCGGCGGCGCCACCACCATCAGTCCCGGCGCTACCCTCCGCATCACCAACAACACCACGCACCCGGCGGGCGCTTCCATCGCCGGTGCAGGCGTGCTCGACGTCGGCGGCGGCCTGCTGACCGTGCTCGCCGCGTACGCGCATGCGGGTGAGACGCGCGTCAGCGGCGGCCAGGCGGACTTCGACAACGCCGCCTCGGTGACGTTTGCCGCGCTGACGCACACCAGCGGCTTCCTCGACATCCGGCGCCCCAGCGCGACGATCACCGGCGCGTTCACGCGCTCGGGCGGCACGCTCCGGCTGAACGGCAGCACGATCACATTCGCCGGCACCGGCATACAGCCGGTCGTGTTCAATGCCACGACAGCGTTCGTCAACGTCGCCGTCGCGGCGAGCACGGTCCTGACCGACATCAACTCGACGACGAACCCCACCGTCTCGGGCACGCTCACCAACCTCGGCATCATCCGCGCGATTCGCACCATGACCACGGGCGCACGGATGTTCGGTCTCACGGGTACGACACTGAACGTCGCCACGTTGGGAGCACTCACCAGCGTACAGATCGATCGCCGCGATGTGACGCACCCGCAGGCCGGCCCGGGCCAGGTGCCCGGCCGCTTCTGGACCATGACGCCGACGGGCGCGGGATACGTGCTGAGCGTCACGCTGCCGCACGCCGTGGCGGACCACGCCACCACCTCGGCGTGTCGGTTCACGGGCAGCACCTGGGACTGCGCGCGCACATCGTCTGCGCCAGGCCTCGTCACCCGCGCGAACGTGACGACGCTGTCGGACTGGGCCGTCGGCGTCGGCGCTGTCGAGTCCTACTCCATCACGGGAACCATCCGGCTCGGCGGCACCACGCCGATGAGCGGCGTCACCGTGCAGCGCACCGGTGCCAGCACCGGCACGACGACGACCAGCGGCACGGGCACGTATGCCTTCAGCAGCCTCGGCACCGGGACGTACACCGTGACGCCGACGCTCGCCGGCCATGGCTTCACGCCCGAGACGCGCACCTTCACGAACATCACCGCCGACCAGGTCGGCGACTTCACCGGCTTCAAGACATGGCGCATCACCGGTACTGTGCGCGACCGCAACGACACGGGCGTACCCGGCATCACGATCACCGCCACCGGCACCACCACGCGCGCCGTCACGACCGATGCCGACGGCGCGTACGTCCTCCACCTGCCGGCTGGCGGCACCTACACCATCACGCCGTCCAGGCTCTCCTTCGAGTTCGCACCCGAGAGCGAGACGTTCACCAACCTCTCGAGCGACCAGGTGGCGTCGTTCTTCCTCGCCGAGGTCGGCACCTTCACGCGCTACTTCGCCGAAGGCGCCACGAGCGATTTCTTCGACACGGAGATCGCACTGCTCAACGCGACGGGCGAGTCCACCACCGCCAGGCTCGCGTTCCTCAAGGGCGACGGCACGACAGTGACGCACGACGTCGCGCTCGGGGGCCTGGCGCGCGCGACGGTGTTTCCCAAGCAACTGCCGGGAATGGGCAACGCCGAGTTCTCCACTGTCATCACCTCCACGCAGCCACTGATTGCCGACCGCACCATGCGCTGGGACGCGCGCGGCTACGGCAGCCACGCCGAGACCAGCATCGCCGCCCCCGCGCTCGAGTGGTACCTCGCCGAAGGCGCGACCATCGGCGGCTTCCAGCTCTTCTACCTGATTCAGAACCCTGGCAGCGCCGACGCGCAGATCGAAGTCACGTACCTGCTGCCGGCACCGCAGGCACCACTGGTGCGCACCCATACGGTGACCGCCAGCAGTCGCTTCAACATCTGGGTGAATCTCGAGGATCCGGTGCTTGGCGCCGCCGAGGTGTCGGCCGTGATCCGCAGCACCAACGACGTGCCCGTCATCGTCGAGCGCGCGATGTATCTCACGCGCCAGGGTCGCGGGTTCGATGCGGGACACGAGAGCGCGGGCATCACGACTCCGGCCGCCGAGTGGTTCCTGGCCGAGGGTGCCACGGGGCCGTACTTCGACCTGTTCATCCTCATCGCCAATCCGGGAACGACTGCCGCACCTGTCTCGGTGGATTACCTGCTGCCCGGCGGGGCCACGCTCACGCGCGACTACGCGGTCGCCCCGCAGAGCCGGTTCAACATCTGGGTCGACCACGAAGACGCGCAACTGGCCGACACCGCCGTATCAGCGCGCGTGCGGTCCACCAACGGCATGCCAATCATCGTCGAACGCGCGATGTGGTGGCCGGGCGGCGGCAGTACCTGGCACGAGGGGCACAACAGTGCGGGCGCCGATCGCACGAGCACGAAGTGGGGGCTCGCGGATGGGGAGGTGGGCGGGCCCTTCAACGTGCAGACCTACATCCTCATCGCGAACACGTCGGACTCGGGTGGTACGGCACGGGTGACGCTCGTCTTCGAAGACGGGGCGACCGTCACGCGCGACTTCCCGCTGGTCGGTAGCAGCCGGGAAAGCGTACCAGTAAGTGTCTACTTTCCTGAGGCCGCAGGCCGGCGCTTCGGGGCGGTGGTCGAGGCCTTCGGCAGCCCGGCCCCGCAGATCGTCGTCGAGCGTGCAATGTACGGCGATGCGCTCGGCGTGAGGTGGGCAGCCGGCTCGAACGTCGTCGGCACACGCCTGCGATAA
- a CDS encoding biopolymer transporter ExbD, whose protein sequence is MAMSMGGGKGGIKADINVTPLVDIMLVLLIIMMLIAPLLQKGVNVRLPIAENTGEKPDTQEQTVVHVDAQRNLYVNNIQVAESEAVDRIKFALEEKAERIVYLKGDTDAPYAAIMSMMDKLREAGIENVALITESKKAEGEGN, encoded by the coding sequence ATGGCAATGAGCATGGGGGGCGGGAAGGGCGGCATCAAGGCCGACATCAACGTCACCCCGCTGGTCGACATCATGCTGGTGCTGCTCATCATCATGATGCTCATCGCGCCCCTCCTGCAGAAGGGCGTGAACGTGCGGTTGCCCATCGCCGAGAACACCGGCGAGAAGCCCGACACGCAGGAACAGACGGTGGTGCATGTGGACGCGCAGCGGAACCTGTACGTCAACAACATCCAGGTCGCCGAATCAGAGGCAGTGGACCGCATCAAGTTCGCGCTCGAAGAGAAGGCCGAACGTATCGTCTACCTGAAGGGCGACACCGACGCTCCCTACGCGGCCATCATGAGCATGATGGACAAACTGCGTGAGGCGGGCATCGAGAACGTCGCGCTGATCACCGAGAGCAAGAAGGCGGAAGGGGAGGGCAACTGA